Proteins co-encoded in one Sphingopyxis sp. BE259 genomic window:
- the yihA gene encoding ribosome biogenesis GTP-binding protein YihA/YsxC yields MSDSDLEPGADPERAERARKLFSGPITFLKSAPALQHLPDPTMPEIAFAGRSNVGKSSLLNALTNRNGLARTSVTPGRTQELNYFDVGEPLVFRLVDMPGYGFAKAPKDVVRKWRFLINDYLRGRAVLKRTLVLIDSRHGIKDVDREFIEMLDTAAVSYRLVLTKADKIKASELAAVHAASQAEARKHPAAHPEVIVTSSEKGMGIAELRTAVLEAVEI; encoded by the coding sequence GTGAGCGATAGCGACCTTGAACCCGGCGCCGACCCCGAACGGGCGGAACGCGCGCGCAAGCTGTTTTCGGGACCGATCACCTTCCTGAAATCGGCGCCGGCGCTCCAGCATCTGCCCGACCCGACGATGCCCGAAATCGCCTTTGCGGGGCGCTCGAACGTCGGCAAATCGTCGCTGCTCAACGCGCTGACCAACCGCAACGGCCTCGCGCGCACGTCGGTGACCCCGGGGCGGACGCAGGAGCTCAACTATTTCGACGTCGGCGAACCGCTCGTGTTCCGGCTGGTCGATATGCCCGGCTATGGCTTTGCCAAGGCGCCCAAGGATGTCGTCAGGAAATGGCGCTTCCTGATCAACGATTATTTGCGCGGGCGCGCGGTACTGAAACGCACGCTCGTGCTGATCGACAGCCGCCACGGGATCAAGGACGTCGACCGCGAGTTCATCGAAATGCTCGACACCGCCGCGGTCAGCTATCGGCTGGTGCTGACCAAGGCCGACAAGATCAAGGCGAGCGAGCTGGCCGCGGTTCATGCCGCGTCACAGGCCGAAGCCCGCAAGCACCCCGCCGCGCACCCCGAGGTGATCGTGACCAGCAGCGAAAAGGGCATGGGGATCGCCGAACTGCGCACCGCGGTGCTGGAGGCGGTGGAAATCTAA